From Paenarthrobacter sp. A20:
ACTCCGCCTCAGGCGTTGATTCGTGAATCGGAGCTTCTACGGCCTGCTCTTCTGTCTTCCTTGCTTCCGGAAAGAACAGGTCCACTGGGCGGGATGGTGCGGCGCCGTTTCCCTGGGCCGCGGCCGAGCTAGGAATGAGAGCCCCAAGACCCCTGCCGAGGCCCCTTCGCTTTTCGCTCATTGATTCATCCCTCCGATGAAATAGCCGAGCACGGAACTGCTCAGGCTGTTGCAGTGTTTCAAGAATTCTAGCGTTCAGCGATTTCGGCAGCGGCTTCCATGTAGGACAGCGCGCCGCTCGACGAAGGATCGTAGGTCATGACCGTTTGCTGGTAGCTCGGCGCTTCAGAGATGCGCACGGAGCGCGGAACCACAGCTCCCAAAACTTGCTCGGGGAAGTGCTGACGGACCTCGGACGCCACCTGCGCAGCCAAGTTTGTCCGACCGTCGTACATCGTCAGCAGAATCGTGGAGACCACCAGGTCAGCGTTGAGGTGCTTCTGGATCATCTCGATGTTCTTGAGAAGCTGGCTCAGGCCTTCAAGTGCGTAGTACTCGCACTGAATGGGAATGAGCACTTCACTCGCGGCACAGAACGCATTGACTGTCAGCAGTCCCAGACTCGGTGGGCAGTCAATGAAAATGAAGTCCAGGCGGCCTTCGCCGTTCTTCTCCCGCTCCTTGGCATAAACGTCAATGGCGCGTCGAAGCCTCTGCTCGCGGGCCACCAGGGAAACCAGCTCAATCTCTGCGCCGGCGAGGTGAATAGTCGCGGGTGCACAAATCAGGTTCGGAATGTCTGGGCACGGAGCCACAACGTCCTTCAACGGAAGGTCATTGATCAGGACGTCATAGATGCTGTCGACGTCGGCATGGTGCTCAATGCCCAAAGCCGTCGATGCATTGCCTTGGGGATCGATGTCGATCACCAGCACGTTGAGGCCAGCAGAGGCCAGGGCAGCGGCGATGTTCACCGTAGTAGTCGTCTTACCGACCCCACCCTTCTGATTGGAAACCGTGAAGATGCGGGTCTTGTCCGGCTTGGGCAGTTCCCTGCCAATCAACCGTTCGCGCCGACGGGTCTCGTTGGCCAATTGGCGGGCGATGGGACTCGAATCGTCAATGGAATCCATCACGTTATGCACTCCATCAGATACGGTTTCACGTGAAACAGCAGCATTATCAACCGAATCAGTGCGCACTATCGCCGACTGAAGAGACGCAGAGGGTGTGGCCATGGCCCGCGCGGACCCCAAAGACATAAACGGGGGGATTCGCTGCGTGGAGGTTTCACTACTGCCCACTGGTCACACTCTCACTCTCATTCGGCGCTTGCTGCCGTTCTCTAGCCTAACTGCTCAGCCGCCGACACGCGGGAAACCGAGCGGGTCTCAGACTGTCTTTCCGGGCTTATTGACGATAATCCTCACCACGGTGGTGGGTTCCTCCAAAAGCTCCTGTCCACAAACCACAACGGACGTTTCCACGCCGCCAAGTTTGCGGATGACCTTCTTTGCCTTCTCAATCTCCTCGGCGGCACTGCGACCCTTGATGGCCACCACTTCACCACGGCCGTTCAACAGCGGAATCGTGAGGCCTGCCAGGTTGGACAGAGCAGAAACTGCCCGGGCGGTAACAACATCTGCGTCAACCATTCCGACAGCGAGCTCAGCACGCGTCTTCATGATGGTGACGTTGTCCAGGCCGAGGTCATCAACGACTTCCTGGAGCCAGATGACTCGACGTTCCAGCGGCTCAATCAACGTCAGCTCAAGGTCCGGACGGGCAATCGCCAGGCAGAGACCCGGCAAGCCTGCGCCGGAACCAACGTCGGCCACATGGCTGTCCATGGCAATGGCGGATTCAATGACTGCACAGTTAAGAACGTGCCGGCTCCACAATCGCGGAATCTCGCGAGGGCCAATCAGTCCGCGCTCAGTTCCTGACGTCGCCAGGTGTTCCACATAGCGCTTGGCGAGATCCAAGCGCTCCCCAAAGATCTTCTCTGCCGCTTCCAATTCAGCTGCGGTGATGTCAACCATGAGCTGCTAGTCAGCCGAGACGACGATGTGGCGGCCAGCGCCTTCGCCTTCGGACTCGGAAACAAATCCGAGGTCGGCGACAGCATCGTGCACGATCTTGCGTTCGTAAGCGCTCATCGGCTCAAGGGCGACGGTTCCGCCGTCGGACTTGACCTTGGCAACGGCGTCTTCGGCGATCTGCTGAAGGACGCCGGCGCGCTCCTTGCGGTACCCGTTGATGTCCAGCACCAGGCGCGAACGGTTTTCGGTGGCAGAAAGAACAGACAGGCGGGCCAGCTCCTGCAGTGCTTCCAGGACCTCACCGTCGCGTCCTACGAGGCTGTCCAAGGCTGCGGACTCTTCATCGGCGCCGATGGAGATGTACGTGCGTCCATTGCGAACCTCGATGTCGATGTCGCCATCGATATCGGCAATATCAAGAAGTTCTTCGAGGTAGTCGGCAGCAATGTCGCCTTCCTCTTCCAAACGGCTGGCCGTCTTGGACTGCGTCTCTTCCGTGGAGACTTCCTGGTCTTCAGTCACAGCGGCGATAACTTCTTCAGTGCTCTCGGCAGACATTACTTCTTCTTCCTGTTCTTACGTTGTGGCTGGACGCGCTGGGCACGGATTTCGGCTGCTGCAGCGGCAGCAGCTTCGGCTTCAGCAGCAGCGTCCGCGGTCTTCTTGCCACCCAGCAGCGGCGGCAGGCCCTTCGCAGCGCGTCGCTCCTCCAGTGCCTTGGCGGCAGGTGAGCCCGGGGTGGGCATACGACGGATGACGAAGAACTGCTGGCCCATGGTCCAGAGGTTGGTGGTGGTCCAGTAGATAAGGACACCGATCGGGAAGTTGATGCCGCCGATACCGAACACGAGCGGCAGGATGTAGAGCATCATCTTCTGCTGGCGCATGAACGGGCTGGCCATGGCCTCTTCGGACATGTTCTTGGCCATGATCTGCTTCTGGGTGATGAACTGCGAGGCCGTCATGGCGACGATCATCACGATAGAGAGAACTACCACCGAGACGTTTCCAGCCCCGCCGTGCAACAGCGCAGAAGAAAGTGGTGCGCCGAAGATGCTGGATTCGTCGAACTCAACTACCTGCTGGGCACTCATGGCACCGATGCCATTGCCCGCGTTCTTGGCGTTGGAGATACCCGACAGCACCTGGAACAGCGCGAAGAAGAACGGCATCTGAATCAGCATCGGCAAACAGGCCGAGAACGGGTTGGTGCCGTGCTTCTTGTACAGCGCCATCTGCTCCTGCGCCATGGCCTGGCGGGAGAGCTGATCGGTCTTGCCCTTGTACTTGGTCTGAAGCTTCTTCAGGTCCGGCTGCAGCAGCTGCATGCCGCGCTGCGCTTTGATCTGCTTGACGAAGACTGGAATCAGGGCGGCACGGATCACCAACACGAGGCCGATGATGGACAGAGTCCACGTCCAGCCGTTCGCGGCGGGCAGGCCAATGAAGCTCAGTCCCTCGTGGAAGCCAACCATGATGATTGACACCAGCCACTTGAACGGAAACATGATCGTTTCAAAGAAGTCCATACGATATCCCTATTCGTTAGGCCGCCGAGCGGCCTTCTTCATCAGCCTGAGCAGCCAGGAACTGGTCCGGATTGTTCAGTACAACAATTGTGGGCGTCCGGCCTTCGGGCCAGTGACGGTGACCGGCGGGGACGTGGTCCACTCCACCGGCGTTCCAAGGGTGGCATTTGGCGAGCCTTTTGGCTGCGAGCCAGCTACCCTTTACGGCGCCATGCACCGTTACTGCTTCCAGGGCGTACGCCGAGCAGGAGGGAAAGAAACGGCAAACCTGGCCGTACAGGGGCGAGATGACCTTGCGGTACGTCTTCAGCAAGAGAATGAGAATGTTGCGCGGCAACTCCCAGAGGAAGGTGCCCACCGCAGCGGACAGATTCCTGGAGGGAACCTGTCCGGAGGGCGCGCTTGAAGAAGGAACGACGGCGGTGCTTAGGTCATGCACGCGGTGTCCCTTCCGTTGTGGTGCCGTTGTGTTCAGTCGAAGCGTTGCGTGGAACTGAGCCACCCAATCGCTTCGTCGTCACTGCCAGTGCGGCGTTGTAGTCAGAGAGCAGTTGCTCCCAGCTGGCAGATGCAGCTGCAGGCAATGCCCGGACCACGACCGCCAGACCCGTTCCATGCGTGTGCAAGGACAGTCCGCCTATTTCTCTCAGTCTCCTCTTAACGAGGTTCCTGGTCACGGCGTTCCCGACGGCTTTGGAGACAATGAAGCCGATTCGACTCGGCTCCCCGGCCCCGATAGAGGCCGTATATAACACTAAGTTCCGGCGTCCATTGCGGACGCCGGAACGTACAGTTGTTGAAAAGTCGGTAGACGTCCGCAGACGGTTAGGGGTGGCTAGCACCGTAAAACCCGCAAAAAGACCCTGACCGACAAGTCAGTTATTTACGCCGACAGTTCGACGCGGCCCTTGCCGCGACGGGCAGCCAGGATGGCGCGGCCGGCACGGGTGCGCATACGAAGGCGGAAGCCATGCTTCTTGGCCCGACGGCGGTTATTCGGCTGAAAAGTCCGCTTGCTCACGTTAGTTACTCCAGTGGATCAAAGGTGCGCCCACCCGATCAAAAAAGGGGAAGAACTGGCCGACGCTAAGTTTTGTATGTGCCTGCCGCCGTTGCCTTCCATACGGTGAACGTACGGAGTTACAACTGATCTCAAAAGCGGACACAAAGGACTTCACAACGTTAGGGCAAAAAGGCACCCACAGTCAAACCGGGAGCCTGCCGCGGAGCTATCCACAGCTGTGCCCAACCATCGTTCCCAGCCTGTGGATGAAGTGGCTCACAGCCCTGATTCCAGAACCACAACGGTGTAATTATCCACAGGCAACTTCCCAGCTATCTTCTAGCGATTCCATCCCCTAGAGTGGCTCAGTAGCCCAATGTCCACCCGCTGTGTATAACTCTGTGGATTATCGCCCAGAACAGCGCCGCCGGAGAGACTTCGGCTGCCAGCAACGCCGGCAAGCAAGTATTTAGGAACTGATTGATGACAGTAGACGAAGCCAACCACGCCAACACTGTCGGAAGTTCCTGGCGCAGGGTGCTGAGCCTCATGGAACAGGACGACCGGGTTTCACCCCGTCAGCGCGGTTTCGTCATCCTCGCCCAGGCACAGGGCCTTATCGGTTCCACCTTGCTGGTGGCCGTTCCCAATGAACTCACCCGCGAAGTCCTGCAGACGCAGGTCAAGGATGCCCTGGACGATGCCCTCCGCAGCGTCTTCTCGGATGACATCCGCTGCGCCATCGACGTAGACACCGATCTGGTGCCCGTCCATGCAGAGCCGGAACCCGTCGTCGAGCTGTCCGCAGTGTCCGACTTCGCCGAGCCGAAGCCGCAGCCTACTCCGCCCAGCACCTCGCATGAGTTTGGTCGCCTGAATCCGAAGTACATCTTCGATACCTTCGTCATCGGTTCCTCGAACCGCTTTGCGCACGCGGCCGCCGTCGCCGTCGCCGAAGCGCCTGCCAAGGCGTACAACCCGCTGTTCATCTACGGTGACTCGGGGCTCGGCAAGACCCACCTGCTGCACGCAATCGGACACTACGCCCGCCGGCTCTACAGCGGCATCCGGGTCCGGTACGTGAACTCCGAAGAGTTCACCAACGACTTCATCAACTCCATCCGTGATGATGAGGGCACCAGCTTCAAGACCACGTACCGCAACGTGGATGTGCTTTTGATTGATGACATCCAGTTCCTGGCGGGCAAGGACCGGACCCAGGAAGAGTTCTTCCACACGTTCAATGCCCTGCACAACGCCAATAAGCAGGTTGTCATCACCTCCGACCAGCCGCCCAAGATGCTCGCCGGCTTCGAGGACCGCATGACGTCCCGCTTCGAGTGGGGCCTGCTGACGGACATCCAGCCGCCCGAACTCGAAACCCGCATCGCCATCCTCCGCAAGAAGGGCCTGAGCGAAGGCCTTTCGGCGCCGGACGATGCCCTGGAATACATCGCGTCAAAGATCTCCAGCAACATCCGCGAACTCGAAGGCGCCCTCATCCGCGTCACCGCATTCGCAAGCCTCAACCGCCAGCCGGTGGACGTTGCCCTGGCTGAAATGGTTCTCAAGGACCTCATCACCGACGACGGTGCCCAGGAAATCACGGCGAAGCAGATCCTTGACCAGACGGCTGACTACTTCAAGCTCAGCATGGAAGAGCTCTGCAGCAAGTCCCGAACCCGCACGTTGGTGACAGCGCGACAGATCGCTATGTACCTGTGCCGCGAACTGACGGATATGTCCTTGCCGAAGATCGGGCAGGAGCTCGGCGGGCGCGATCACACCACCGTCATCCACGCTGACCGCAAGATCCGCGAGCTGATGGCAGAGCGTCGTGTGATTTACAACCAGGTCACCGAGCTGACCAACCGGATCAAACAGCAGCAGCGGGACTCCTGAATTCCACATCGCTCCCGGCACTACATACCTTATTAACAGGCGCATGTGGATAAGCCTGTGGATACTTAAGGGGACAAGCGCGGTTAATGGGCTTAAAACCCTTAAGCCGTCTGTGGATCGTTAAAAACGGGCCTGGGAGTTGTCCCCATCCACACCCTGTTTAAAACCCAGTTAACACACAATCCGTGAACAGGGCTTAACCGCGGAACGACGCGGTGGGATCGGGTTATCCACAGTTTCCACAGCAGTTATTAACACTACGAATCCCAAAAAATTGAAATCCCTCAAATAACAATCTCGTTCTGCCACCCACCCGACCATCCCGAGGACAGACCAACGGCCTGGCCAATGCCACCCTCCGGCTGTCCACAGAGGAGGGCTCCGCCCGGTCGGGGATGGGTTAATCGCGGATCTTCCGGCTAAGCTGTCAGCAGCGCTCCCATCCCTGGGTCTGTTTGTAGTTCGCTCAGCGCGGACCATGCAGGTTCCGGTGCCGGACTGCGAAGATTTAGCGGCTTCCAAGCAGGAATCCGCAGCTACTACATGGCAGCAGCAATGAAAGGCGGCACCCCTCCGTGAAGTTCAGAGTCGACCGCGACGTCCTGGCAGAAGCCGTTACGTGGACCGCGCGGTCGTTGTCTCCGCGGCCGCCCGTACCTGTGCTTTCCGGCCTCCTCCTCAAAGCCGAGGCAGGAACCGTCAGCCTCTCAAGCTTCGATTACGAGACTTCCGCACGCCTGGAAATTCCGGCGGATATCGCCGTTGAGGGCACAATCCTCGTTTCCGGACGCCTGTTGGCAGATATCTGCCGCAGCCTTCCCTCCGCTCCCGTCGAAGTCGAGACTGATGGCAGCAAAGTCACTCTCACGTGCCGTCGAAGCAGCTTCCACCTGGCCACCATGCCCGAGGCCGAATACCCGGCACTGCCGGCATTGCCTGCCATCAGTGGCACGCTGCCCGGGGATGCTTTCGCGCAGGCCGTGTCCCAGGTGATCATCGCAGCGAGCAAGGACGACACCTTGCCGATCCTCACCGGTGTGCGCATGGAGATCGAGGACGACCTCATTACGCTCCTGGCAACGGACCGTTACCGTCTGGCCATGCGTGAAGTCCCTTGGAAGCCTGTCACTCCCGGCATTTCGACAAGTGCCCTGGTCAAGTCCAAGACGTTGAACGAAGTAGCCAAGACCCTTGGTGGCAGCGGCGACATCAACCTTGCCCTCGCAGACGACGACAGCAGGCTCATCGGCTTCGAGAGTGGCGGACGCACCACCACCTCGCTCCTGGTGGACGGCGACTACCCCAAGATCCGCTCCCTGTTCCCGGACTCCACCCCGATCCATGCAACTGTTCAGACCCAGGAATTGGTCGAAGCAGTTCGTCGTGTTTCGCTTGTTGCCGAGCGGAACACCCCGGTCCGTCTCGCCTTCACGCAAGGACTTTTGAACCTCGACGCCGGTACCGGTGAAGACGCGCAGGCTTCCGAAGAACTTGAAGCACAGCTTTCCGGTGAAGACATCACCGTGGCCTTCAACCCGCATTACCTCGTTGAGGGCTTGAGCGTCATCGAAACCAAATTCGTTCGATTCTCCTTCACCACTGCCCCCAAGCCCGCCATGATCACGGCCCAGGCTGAAGCGGACGGCGAAGACCAGGACGACTACCGCTACCTCGTGATGCCGGTCCGCCTCCCCAACTAGCCGAAACGTACCCGCCACCTTCGCAGAAAAGAGTTCACACTGTGCACATCGGTCTGATCGGCCTCGGAAAAATGGGTTTCAACATGCGCCAGCGCATGCGGAACGGCGGCATCGAAGTCACTGGTTTCGACCGCAATCCGGACGTCACTGATGTTGCTTCCGTAGATGAACTCATCGCGGCCCTTCCCACTCCCCGACTGGTCTGGGTCATGGTGCCGTCAGGCGCGATCACCGACGCCGTAGTGACCGAACTGGGTGAGAAACTGAGCCCTGGCGACTTGGTGATCGATGGCGGGAACTCGCGTTTCACCGAAGACCAGAAGCACGCTGCAGCACTTGCCGAAAAGAA
This genomic window contains:
- a CDS encoding ParA family protein, which encodes MGSSETSTQRIPPFMSLGSARAMATPSASLQSAIVRTDSVDNAAVSRETVSDGVHNVMDSIDDSSPIARQLANETRRRERLIGRELPKPDKTRIFTVSNQKGGVGKTTTTVNIAAALASAGLNVLVIDIDPQGNASTALGIEHHADVDSIYDVLINDLPLKDVVAPCPDIPNLICAPATIHLAGAEIELVSLVAREQRLRRAIDVYAKEREKNGEGRLDFIFIDCPPSLGLLTVNAFCAASEVLIPIQCEYYALEGLSQLLKNIEMIQKHLNADLVVSTILLTMYDGRTNLAAQVASEVRQHFPEQVLGAVVPRSVRISEAPSYQQTVMTYDPSSSGALSYMEAAAEIAER
- the rsmG gene encoding 16S rRNA (guanine(527)-N(7))-methyltransferase RsmG, giving the protein MVDITAAELEAAEKIFGERLDLAKRYVEHLATSGTERGLIGPREIPRLWSRHVLNCAVIESAIAMDSHVADVGSGAGLPGLCLAIARPDLELTLIEPLERRVIWLQEVVDDLGLDNVTIMKTRAELAVGMVDADVVTARAVSALSNLAGLTIPLLNGRGEVVAIKGRSAAEEIEKAKKVIRKLGGVETSVVVCGQELLEEPTTVVRIIVNKPGKTV
- a CDS encoding R3H domain-containing nucleic acid-binding protein, which encodes MSAESTEEVIAAVTEDQEVSTEETQSKTASRLEEEGDIAADYLEELLDIADIDGDIDIEVRNGRTYISIGADEESAALDSLVGRDGEVLEALQELARLSVLSATENRSRLVLDINGYRKERAGVLQQIAEDAVAKVKSDGGTVALEPMSAYERKIVHDAVADLGFVSESEGEGAGRHIVVSAD
- the yidC gene encoding membrane protein insertase YidC; this translates as MDFFETIMFPFKWLVSIIMVGFHEGLSFIGLPAANGWTWTLSIIGLVLVIRAALIPVFVKQIKAQRGMQLLQPDLKKLQTKYKGKTDQLSRQAMAQEQMALYKKHGTNPFSACLPMLIQMPFFFALFQVLSGISNAKNAGNGIGAMSAQQVVEFDESSIFGAPLSSALLHGGAGNVSVVVLSIVMIVAMTASQFITQKQIMAKNMSEEAMASPFMRQQKMMLYILPLVFGIGGINFPIGVLIYWTTTNLWTMGQQFFVIRRMPTPGSPAAKALEERRAAKGLPPLLGGKKTADAAAEAEAAAAAAAEIRAQRVQPQRKNRKKK
- the yidD gene encoding membrane protein insertion efficiency factor YidD, with amino-acid sequence MAQFHATLRLNTTAPQRKGHRVHDLSTAVVPSSSAPSGQVPSRNLSAAVGTFLWELPRNILILLLKTYRKVISPLYGQVCRFFPSCSAYALEAVTVHGAVKGSWLAAKRLAKCHPWNAGGVDHVPAGHRHWPEGRTPTIVVLNNPDQFLAAQADEEGRSAA
- the rnpA gene encoding ribonuclease P protein component; this encodes MLATPNRLRTSTDFSTTVRSGVRNGRRNLVLYTASIGAGEPSRIGFIVSKAVGNAVTRNLVKRRLREIGGLSLHTHGTGLAVVVRALPAAASASWEQLLSDYNAALAVTTKRLGGSVPRNASTEHNGTTTEGTPRA
- the rpmH gene encoding 50S ribosomal protein L34, whose protein sequence is MSKRTFQPNNRRRAKKHGFRLRMRTRAGRAILAARRGKGRVELSA
- the dnaA gene encoding chromosomal replication initiator protein DnaA, with amino-acid sequence MTVDEANHANTVGSSWRRVLSLMEQDDRVSPRQRGFVILAQAQGLIGSTLLVAVPNELTREVLQTQVKDALDDALRSVFSDDIRCAIDVDTDLVPVHAEPEPVVELSAVSDFAEPKPQPTPPSTSHEFGRLNPKYIFDTFVIGSSNRFAHAAAVAVAEAPAKAYNPLFIYGDSGLGKTHLLHAIGHYARRLYSGIRVRYVNSEEFTNDFINSIRDDEGTSFKTTYRNVDVLLIDDIQFLAGKDRTQEEFFHTFNALHNANKQVVITSDQPPKMLAGFEDRMTSRFEWGLLTDIQPPELETRIAILRKKGLSEGLSAPDDALEYIASKISSNIRELEGALIRVTAFASLNRQPVDVALAEMVLKDLITDDGAQEITAKQILDQTADYFKLSMEELCSKSRTRTLVTARQIAMYLCRELTDMSLPKIGQELGGRDHTTVIHADRKIRELMAERRVIYNQVTELTNRIKQQQRDS
- the dnaN gene encoding DNA polymerase III subunit beta; protein product: MKFRVDRDVLAEAVTWTARSLSPRPPVPVLSGLLLKAEAGTVSLSSFDYETSARLEIPADIAVEGTILVSGRLLADICRSLPSAPVEVETDGSKVTLTCRRSSFHLATMPEAEYPALPALPAISGTLPGDAFAQAVSQVIIAASKDDTLPILTGVRMEIEDDLITLLATDRYRLAMREVPWKPVTPGISTSALVKSKTLNEVAKTLGGSGDINLALADDDSRLIGFESGGRTTTSLLVDGDYPKIRSLFPDSTPIHATVQTQELVEAVRRVSLVAERNTPVRLAFTQGLLNLDAGTGEDAQASEELEAQLSGEDITVAFNPHYLVEGLSVIETKFVRFSFTTAPKPAMITAQAEADGEDQDDYRYLVMPVRLPN